One window of the Bombus pyrosoma isolate SC7728 linkage group LG5, ASM1482585v1, whole genome shotgun sequence genome contains the following:
- the LOC122568001 gene encoding eukaryotic initiation factor 4A-III: protein MAEVKSRRVAQTEDLSNVEFETSEDVEVIPTFDNMGLRDELLRGIYAYGFEKPSAIQQRSIKPIMKGRDVIAQAQSGTGKTATFSIAILQSLDTQVRETQVLVLSPTRELATQIQKVILALGDFMNVQCHACIGGTNLGEDIRKLDYGQHVVSGTPGRVFDMIKRRVLRTRAIKMLVLDESDEMLNKGFKEQIYDVYRYLPPATQVVLVSATLPHEILEMTSKFMTDPIRILVKRDELTLEGIKQFFVAVEREEWKFDTLCDLYDTLTITQAVIFCNTKRKVDWLTEKMREANFTVCSMHGDMPQKERDNIMKEFRSGQSRVLITTDVWARGIDVQQVSLVINYDLPNNRELYIHRIGRSGRFGRKGVSINFVKTDDIRILRDIEQYYSTQIDEMPMNVADLI, encoded by the exons ATGGCGGAAGTAAAATCACGTCGCGTCGCACAAACAGAAGATTTATCAAACGTTGAGTTTGAAACAAGCGAAGATGTGGAGGTTATTCCAACGTTCGATAATATGGGACTTAGAGATGAGTTATTACGTGGAATATACGCTTACG gtTTCGAAAAGCCGTCCGCGATTCAACAGCGGTCTATTAAACCGATAATGAAAGGACGAGATGTGATTGCACAAGCCCAGTCTGGTACAGGAAAAACGGCAACATTTTCAATTGCTATACTACAATCATTGGACACACAAGTTAGAGAAACACAAGTATTGGTGTTATCACCTACAAGGGAATTAGCAACTCAGATACAGAAAGTTATTCTGGCTTTAGGGGATTTTATGAATGTTCAATGTCATGCTTGTATAGGTGGTACAAATCTTGGAGAAGATATCAGAAAATTAGATTATGGACAGCATGTTGTATCAGGCACACCTGGCAGAGTATTTG atatgataaaaagaagagtTCTTAGAACTAGAGCCATAAAAATGTTAGTTCTTGATGAATCTgatgaaatgttaaataagGGTTTCAAGGAACAGATTTATgatgtatatagatatttgCCACCTGCAACACAAGTTGTGTTGGTATCTGCAACATTGCCGCATGAAATTCTTGAAATGACCAGTAAATTTATGACAGATCCTATTCGTATTCTTGTAAAACG TGATGAACTGACACTGGAGGGGATAAAACAGTTCTTTGTCGCTgttgaaagagaagaatggaAATTTGACACACTATGTGATTTATATGATACACTGACAATAACACAAGCAGTAATCTTTTGTAATACTAAACGTAAAGTAGATTGGTTAACTGAAAAGATGAGGGAGGCTAATTTCACAGTTTGCTCCATGCATGGTGATATGCCACAGAAGGAAAGAGATAACATAATGAAAGAATTTCGATCTGGTCAaag tCGTGTTCTGATTACTACTGATGTGTGGGCACGAGGAATAGACGTCCAGCAGGTATCTCTTGTGATCAATTATGATTTGCCCAACAATCGTGAGTTGTATATTCATAGAATAGGAAGATCGGGACGTTTCGGAAGAAAAGGTGTTTCCATCAATTTCGTAAAAACCGACGACATAAGGATTCTTCGAGATATTGAACAATATTATTCAACACAAATTGATGAGATGCCTATGAATGTAGCAgacttaatataa
- the LOC122568003 gene encoding MAD2L1-binding protein, with product MNINVMLDEHLTSHSCVKLVIEFLKYILYQKQQIPFTYDSLSKLQMKSTDRNSSAIKTLLNSLRSTSEQLNLQFHLKGCKIKEIAILIGATIISPRLHIRIEFPSDILSSQEHLECKHASRKPLLSLMRSMLECPAFQDALTLPLHPTNTFVLIQKSDSNSVSEFFLPKPLYVPSKQNSNYFVIKLQHKDQVKIDCNCINVVKVYNEVSESNTNIDKDIEFLNNSNVSITHVPYQWYQSKEVIKGFKFIR from the exons atgaatattaacgTAATGTTGGATGAACATTTGACAAGCCATAGTTGTGTGAAACTCGTAATTGAATTcctgaaatatattttatatcagaaACAGCAAATACCCTTTACATATGATTCACTATCTAAGTTACAAATGAAATCAACGGACAGAAATTCGTCTGCTATAAAAACATTATTGAATTCTTTGAGAAGCACCTCAGAACAGTTAAATTTGCAGTTTCATCTAAAAGGCTgcaaaatcaaagaaattgcTATACTTATTGGTGCTACAATAATATCACCAAGATTACACATCCGAATTGAATTTCCATCTGATATTCTTAGTAGCCAAGAACATTTGGAATGTAAACATGCATCTAGGAAACCACTGTTAAGTTTAATGAG gTCAATGTTGGAATGTCCAGCATTTCAAGATGCATTGACTTTACCATTGCATCCTACAAACACCTTTGTGCTAATACAAAAGAGTGATAGTAATTCAGTGTCGGAGTTCTTTTTACCTAAACCGTTATATGTACCTTCCAAACAGAACtcgaattattttgtaattaaactGCAACACAAGGATCAAGTAAAAATAGACTGTAATTGCATAAATGTAGTGAAAGTTTACAACGAAGTGTCTGAGTCTAATACTAATATAGACAAAgacattgaatttttaaataattctaatgtGAGTATCACACATGTTCCCTATCAATGGTATCAATCTAAAGAAGTGATTAAAGGGTTTAAGTTTATAAGATGA
- the LOC122568002 gene encoding uncharacterized protein LOC122568002, with amino-acid sequence MREKSAECHAHAGHVRGTREMCSRDPSTLHSTLTKANGKNSNPQSTHHSETRIDNNLLPTPGGRLKFFKDGKFILELSHRRDGERTTWFPVPKKTFWPPASTTPNRQESSTSLSVSDDNSSVQSSPWQRDHCWKQANPRRRISTEFNFYYYRSPKNHLCAHPRLIARKRRRPLDPTSLLLVPESVTNYTKPIRKANGTSTGKVLNLIIDKLARLLDPNVVSPRKRILRELERVSLEDQASKRRATPQPVCTTTAPTPSPKQLSSYSITSILGEDKPSHEQGFLRNLLKPDDRQTVKYSSNNSYPRVRMDPYIGTTNAPLQHPLYGVPMLPPGPYRAPLWMHYPSPVHYPPPMPLYAPPPPHPPSPPVHHYKDYREQTLTPPSDMPLNLSKHAG; translated from the exons ATGCGCGAGAAGTCAGCAGAATGTCATGCTCACGCAGGTCACGTGAGGGGCACAAGAGAAATGTGCTCACGTGATCCTTCTACATTACACTCAACCCTTACCAAGGCAAATGGTAAAAATTCAAACCCCCAATCAACACATCATTCAGAAACACGCATCGATAATAATCTACTTCCAACTCCTGGTGgacgtttaaaattttttaaagacggCAAGTTTATCTTGGAACTATCCCATCGTAGGGATGGAGAAAGAACTACATGGTTTCCAGTTCCAAAGAAAACCTTTTGGCCACCAGCTAGCACAACTCCAAATAGACAAGAGAGTTCCACCTCTCTTAGTG ttTCTGATGATAATTCGTCGGTTCAGTCAAGTCCTTGGCAAAGAGATCATTGTTGGAAACAAGCAAACCCAAGACGTAGAATATCTACAgagtttaatttttactattatagaAGTCCAAAAAATCATTTGTGCGCACATCCTCGTCTAATCGCAAGAAAGCGTAGACGTCCATTAGATCCTACTTCTTTGTTACTCGTTCCAGAATCAGtaacaaattatacaaaacCAATTCGCAAAGCAAATGGAACATCGACGGGAAAGGTTTTGAACCTAATTATCGACAAATTGGCCCGTCTCCTAGATCCAAATGTCGTTTCACCTCGTAAACGTATCTTGCGCGAATTAGAGAGAGTATCGTTAGAAGATCAAGCGTCGAAAAGGCGCGCAACACCACAGCCTGTTTGTACAACAACGGCTCCTACTCCGTCACCAAAACAATTATCTTCATATAGTATAACAAGTATTTTGGGAGAAGATAAACCAAGTCACGAGCAAGGTTTTTTgaggaatttattaaaaccaGATGATAGACAAACTGTGAAATACTCATCAAATAATTCATATCCAAGAGTACGAATGGATCCATACATTGGTACAACTAATGCACCTCTTCAGCACCCACTTTATGGTGTACCAATGTTACCTCCTGGACCATATAGAGCTCCCTTATGGATGCATTATCCATCACCCGTCCATTACCCACCTCCTATGCCATTATACGCACCGCCACCACCTCACCCACCATCTCCTCCGGTTCATCATTACAAAGACTACAGGGAACAGACTCTTACACCTCCTTCGG ATATGCCTCTAAATCTGTCGAAGCATGCGGGTTGA